In Calothrix sp. PCC 7507, one DNA window encodes the following:
- a CDS encoding ABC transporter substrate-binding protein, with product MRLLILATAFLPLLGVFVSSPLARSQKPATVDLSQVTLILGDQAGGTRALVEAAKALEGVPYKYKWASFQGAAPLFEAQRAGAVDTAPAGDLPVLAAALGQTPLKILATRVGNGESLGIVVRADSPIKRVADLKGKTVIVSSARGSISQYQLYGALEEAGLKRTDVTVKFVLPTDAAAAFTSKKIEVWATFDPYYYVAQQNGGRVLRDGKGINSALSFVTASDKALVDAGKRAAIADFLKRLSKATDWAIANPDAYAQVHSNLTRLPLNTSKVITKRSARKLRPVSNDDIRKLQAVADRSFRDEILPKRIEVGAIVDQSVWKN from the coding sequence ATGCGATTACTGATCTTAGCTACAGCCTTCCTCCCCTTGTTGGGTGTTTTTGTGTCTAGTCCCTTAGCCAGATCACAAAAACCAGCAACCGTTGATCTGTCACAAGTCACTCTTATACTAGGCGACCAAGCCGGTGGTACGCGGGCGCTGGTAGAAGCAGCTAAAGCCCTGGAAGGAGTGCCATATAAATATAAATGGGCAAGCTTTCAGGGTGCTGCACCTTTGTTTGAAGCGCAACGTGCGGGTGCTGTTGATACTGCCCCTGCGGGCGATCTCCCAGTTTTAGCAGCAGCCTTGGGTCAGACACCGCTGAAGATCCTGGCAACCAGAGTTGGTAATGGCGAATCTCTCGGCATTGTTGTCCGTGCTGATTCTCCCATCAAACGGGTGGCTGATCTTAAGGGTAAGACGGTGATTGTATCCTCAGCGCGGGGTAGTATCTCCCAGTACCAACTCTATGGGGCATTAGAAGAGGCTGGTCTCAAACGCACTGACGTTACAGTCAAATTTGTCCTACCAACTGATGCGGCGGCGGCTTTTACATCCAAGAAGATAGAGGTGTGGGCGACTTTTGATCCTTACTACTACGTGGCACAGCAAAATGGCGGGCGGGTGCTGCGTGATGGAAAGGGTATTAATAGCGCCTTGTCTTTTGTCACCGCTAGTGATAAAGCGTTGGTAGATGCAGGTAAGCGGGCGGCGATCGCTGATTTTTTAAAGCGGTTGAGTAAAGCCACCGATTGGGCGATCGCCAATCCGGATGCCTACGCTCAGGTTCACTCTAACCTGACGCGCTTACCCCTCAACACCTCGAAAGTCATTACCAAAAGGTCAGCGCGAAAGCTGCGTCCGGTCAGTAATGATGATATCCGCAAATTGCAAGCCGTAGCTGATCGTTCCTTCCGAGACGAAATCCTCCCGAAACGGATTGAGGTGGGGGCGATCGTTGACCAAAGTGTCTGGAAGAATTGA
- a CDS encoding MFS transporter: MIPIREENPKKEKLGLLSFEVPPALKSQNFSTFVIGESLSFFGSWMTQIALIWLVYQLTNSPVLVGVAGFTNQATGLFLTPVVGVLLDRWNLRYILITTQLTSILLSGTLTFLTLTNHINVTWIILIGMLQGTVKAFDLPARQVIIPRIVDRKSDTYSGMAAHSFLINTAKFVSPMIGGVLIARAGAASCFLVDSISYLPFLSAILTVKVSSFPQEASGKKSKIWQNLKEGFIFAYEFLPIKFALILQIIVCFMGMTYVNLMPIFAKEILNGDAEVMGYLMTASAFGSIFAGLYLISRKKVVGLVEIIAISAAILGLGLIIFSRFTNLEICLLLIFIVGMTNSLTLAAISNFIQLTLVDENKRGRVTSIFTTGFLGILPIGNLFFGGLAGHFGVANALFFGGVGCLIGALMFARNLPKIHKIVQPIYEDMGLIAQSGKG, from the coding sequence ATGATACCAATTCGTGAAGAAAATCCTAAAAAAGAGAAACTGGGATTGCTTTCTTTTGAGGTTCCACCTGCACTTAAATCTCAAAACTTTTCTACTTTTGTCATCGGCGAGAGCTTATCTTTTTTTGGTTCCTGGATGACACAAATCGCCTTGATCTGGTTGGTTTATCAATTAACTAACTCACCTGTATTAGTTGGTGTAGCTGGGTTTACAAACCAAGCTACAGGCTTATTTCTTACCCCTGTAGTGGGCGTATTGCTTGATCGTTGGAACTTAAGATATATCCTAATAACTACTCAGCTAACATCTATCTTATTATCTGGTACACTTACTTTTTTAACTTTGACTAATCACATCAATGTCACCTGGATTATTCTTATTGGGATGCTCCAAGGAACAGTCAAAGCCTTCGATTTACCAGCGCGTCAGGTAATTATTCCCAGAATAGTAGATAGAAAGTCAGACACTTATAGTGGAATGGCTGCCCATTCATTCTTGATTAATACAGCTAAATTTGTTAGTCCGATGATTGGAGGAGTTCTGATTGCTAGAGCCGGGGCTGCTTCATGTTTTTTAGTAGATAGTATTAGTTATCTACCCTTTCTATCTGCTATCTTAACTGTCAAAGTCAGTTCATTTCCTCAGGAAGCATCTGGAAAAAAATCTAAAATTTGGCAAAATCTCAAAGAAGGATTTATTTTTGCTTATGAATTCTTGCCAATTAAGTTTGCTTTAATACTGCAAATAATAGTTTGTTTTATGGGGATGACTTATGTAAATTTAATGCCTATATTTGCTAAAGAAATATTGAATGGTGATGCTGAAGTCATGGGCTACCTCATGACAGCTTCAGCATTTGGTTCTATATTTGCAGGACTTTATCTCATCTCCCGAAAGAAAGTTGTAGGTCTGGTAGAAATTATCGCAATTTCTGCGGCAATTCTTGGGTTAGGCTTAATAATTTTTTCTCGCTTCACAAATTTAGAAATTTGCCTATTGCTCATATTTATAGTGGGTATGACTAATAGTTTGACACTAGCCGCTATTAGCAACTTCATCCAATTAACTCTTGTTGATGAAAATAAAAGGGGTAGGGTCACTAGCATATTTACAACTGGCTTCTTAGGAATACTGCCTATTGGTAACTTATTTTTTGGTGGATTAGCAGGTCATTTTGGAGTTGCTAACGCTCTCTTTTTTGGTGGTGTTGGTTGCTTGATAGGAGCTTTAATGTTTGCTAGAAACCTGCCGAAAATTCACAAAATAGTACAACCAATATACGAAGATATGGGCTTAATCGCACAGTCTGGTAAAGGCTAA
- a CDS encoding aldo/keto reductase — protein sequence MTQYVNLGKTGLKVSRLTLGTMTYGSRQLREWVLEEEESRPFIKLALELGINFFDTADVYSLGVSEEIVGRALKDFAKRDQVVIATKVHGKVGDGPNDRGLSRKHIFDSIDASLRKLQTDYVDLYQIHRWDYETPIEETLEALHDLVKIGKVRYLGISSVYAWQFAKALYTADIHGWTRFVSIQNHYNLVYREEEREIIPLALDQGIGIIPWSPLARGFLAGNRRKEDYGETLRPKTDEFAHNLYYQDSDFQIVDRVVELAQKRGVKPTQIALAWLLHQPGVTSPIIGASKIEHLKEAVEALEIQLAAEELKYLEELYQPHPILGHQYPSGNRP from the coding sequence ATGACGCAGTATGTAAATCTCGGTAAAACAGGACTGAAAGTGTCGCGTCTTACCCTAGGTACGATGACTTACGGCTCCCGTCAATTGCGGGAATGGGTACTAGAAGAAGAAGAAAGTCGCCCCTTTATCAAACTCGCTTTGGAATTGGGGATTAACTTCTTTGACACCGCAGACGTGTATTCTTTGGGTGTCAGTGAGGAAATTGTCGGACGGGCATTGAAAGACTTTGCTAAACGAGATCAGGTTGTTATTGCTACCAAAGTTCATGGGAAAGTCGGCGATGGACCGAATGACCGGGGTTTATCTCGCAAACACATTTTTGATAGCATCGACGCTTCTCTACGCAAACTACAAACAGACTATGTAGACTTGTACCAAATTCACCGTTGGGACTACGAGACACCAATCGAAGAAACCCTAGAAGCACTACATGATCTGGTGAAAATAGGTAAAGTTCGTTACTTGGGTATCTCCAGCGTTTACGCATGGCAATTTGCTAAAGCCCTCTACACCGCAGATATCCACGGCTGGACTCGCTTTGTATCAATTCAAAATCACTACAACCTAGTGTATCGAGAAGAAGAACGAGAAATCATCCCTCTAGCCCTAGACCAAGGGATCGGGATTATTCCTTGGAGTCCCTTGGCGCGGGGCTTTTTAGCCGGAAATCGCCGTAAGGAAGACTACGGTGAAACTCTGCGGCCAAAAACAGACGAATTTGCCCACAATCTCTACTATCAAGATTCAGATTTTCAAATAGTCGATCGCGTAGTGGAATTAGCCCAAAAACGCGGCGTCAAACCCACACAAATAGCCCTAGCTTGGCTATTGCATCAACCAGGTGTCACATCTCCTATTATTGGTGCGAGCAAGATAGAGCATCTGAAAGAAGCTGTGGAAGCTTTAGAAATACAGCTTGCTGCCGAAGAACTCAAATACCTAGAAGAACTCTATCAACCCCATCCCATCTTGGGACATCAGTACCCCTCTGGTAATCGTCCGTAA
- the namA gene encoding NADPH dehydrogenase NamA, translating to MAHLFESLIIREVTFRNRIAVSPMCQYSSTNGFANDWHKIHLASRAVGGAGLVITEAAAVEARGRISPQDLGIWSDEHIETLAQIVGLIHNFGAVAGIQLAHAGRKASTAKPSKGGKVLDESQEGWRPLVSSSAIAFGKDSPVPEALSIAGIQQVTDAFVQATQRSLQAGFKVIEIHAAHGYLIHQFLSPLSNQRKDDYGGSFENRTRLLREIVQKVREVWPETYPLFVRLSATDWVDKGWDIEQSIALSDKLKSLGVDLIDSSSGGIIPGINIPVKPGYQAQFAERIRREANIPTGAVGLITSPEQADQIIRTGGADLVLLGRELLRNPYWPHLAAKQLGHEKLWPVQYDRAWL from the coding sequence ATGGCACACCTGTTTGAATCATTAATTATTCGTGAAGTTACTTTTCGCAACCGCATCGCTGTTTCACCTATGTGTCAATATTCCAGCACGAATGGATTCGCCAACGATTGGCACAAAATTCATTTAGCTTCTCGTGCAGTTGGTGGTGCTGGGTTAGTCATCACAGAAGCTGCTGCTGTTGAAGCGCGGGGGCGCATTAGTCCCCAAGATTTGGGAATTTGGTCAGATGAACACATAGAAACCTTAGCCCAAATTGTCGGATTGATTCATAATTTTGGTGCTGTTGCGGGTATTCAACTTGCTCATGCTGGGAGAAAAGCCAGCACTGCTAAACCAAGTAAGGGCGGGAAAGTACTAGATGAATCTCAAGAAGGTTGGCGTCCTTTGGTTTCTAGCAGTGCGATCGCTTTTGGCAAAGATAGCCCCGTACCTGAAGCCTTGAGTATTGCAGGAATTCAGCAAGTTACTGATGCTTTTGTCCAAGCCACTCAACGTTCTCTGCAAGCTGGTTTTAAGGTCATAGAAATCCATGCAGCTCACGGTTATCTCATACACCAGTTTCTCTCACCACTTTCTAATCAGCGAAAGGATGATTATGGTGGTAGCTTTGAAAACCGTACCCGTCTACTCCGAGAAATCGTTCAGAAAGTCAGAGAGGTTTGGCCGGAAACATACCCCCTATTTGTTCGCCTCTCCGCCACTGATTGGGTAGACAAAGGTTGGGATATTGAACAAAGCATCGCCCTCAGCGACAAACTCAAATCTCTGGGTGTGGATCTCATCGACTCCTCTTCAGGAGGAATCATTCCAGGTATCAATATACCAGTTAAACCAGGCTATCAAGCCCAATTCGCCGAACGTATCCGCCGTGAAGCAAATATCCCTACAGGCGCTGTCGGTTTAATTACATCCCCTGAACAAGCTGACCAAATTATTCGCACAGGAGGCGCTGATCTAGTGCTTTTAGGGCGCGAATTACTCCGTAATCCCTACTGGCCACACCTAGCAGCCAAACAGCTAGGACACGAAAAACTCTGGCCTGTTCAATATGACCGTGCTTGGCTGTAA
- a CDS encoding methionine ABC transporter permease → MQGQELLLSLWQATGETFYMVVISALVAVALGLPLGLFLVMTGPGNLLDSPRLHKVLSAIVNTGRSFPFIILLVVLTPLTRLIVGTSIGSTAALVPLTLAAIPFFGRIAETSILEVDKGLIEAAQAMGCNYWQIVLKVLIPEALPSLILGGTILIVSLLNSSAMAGAVGGGGLGNLAIQYGYQRFDVGVMISTIVVLILLVQIIQFLGDLLAQKMRKR, encoded by the coding sequence ATGCAAGGGCAGGAATTACTTCTGAGTTTGTGGCAAGCTACAGGCGAAACTTTTTATATGGTAGTCATATCAGCTCTGGTAGCCGTGGCTTTAGGTCTACCTTTGGGCTTATTTTTGGTGATGACAGGCCCTGGTAACTTGCTGGATTCCCCACGATTACATAAGGTTTTGAGTGCAATTGTCAATACTGGGCGATCGTTTCCCTTTATTATTTTGCTAGTCGTTTTGACACCACTGACGCGATTAATCGTTGGTACTTCTATCGGTAGCACCGCCGCACTAGTTCCCCTGACTCTCGCCGCTATTCCCTTCTTTGGCCGCATCGCCGAAACCAGCATCCTGGAAGTAGATAAAGGACTCATAGAAGCCGCACAGGCTATGGGTTGCAACTATTGGCAAATTGTCCTTAAAGTATTAATTCCAGAAGCTTTACCCTCCTTAATATTAGGCGGAACCATCCTCATTGTTAGTCTTCTAAACTCTTCCGCAATGGCTGGCGCAGTTGGTGGCGGTGGTTTAGGTAATTTGGCAATTCAATACGGCTACCAAAGATTCGATGTCGGGGTGATGATTTCCACCATTGTAGTACTGATTTTGCTAGTGCAGATTATCCAATTTCTCGGTGATTTATTAGCGCAGAAGATGCGAAAACGGTAA
- a CDS encoding MFS transporter, producing the protein MNSQEQSALTTAGYFQIKRSTVFTLAIACGLSIANVYYNQPLLADIGRSLHISVHEVGFIPTLTQVGYALGLLFLVPLGDKLERRKLIAIMLGLLTFALLAAATSPSLFWLSVSSFVLGFCSIVAHIIIPLVAQITDPKQRGQVIGTLVSGLIVSVLLARTVSGVIGKYLGWRSVYLIAAGLMVVVAFVLIRQIPASRPSSTMSYPQLMQSLVHLFRQQPVLREASFNIALIFASFNAFWASLVFMLESPPYNYDGKVAGFFGLVGIAGAIITPMVGRLADKWGSRILVGVATSLSLSAFVIFWIAGTHLIGLITGVLVLDIAMHTAYISNQIRVYNLIPNAESRLNTVYMVTNYTGGAFGSFLGTYSWGIWQWNGVCALGFFLLTITAIAHFSIRSKKPTAA; encoded by the coding sequence ATGAATTCTCAAGAGCAATCTGCTCTGACCACTGCTGGCTATTTCCAAATAAAGCGTAGTACAGTTTTTACGTTAGCGATCGCCTGTGGTTTGTCGATCGCCAATGTGTACTACAATCAACCCCTACTTGCAGATATTGGACGCAGTTTACATATCTCCGTCCACGAGGTGGGATTTATTCCTACTCTTACCCAAGTTGGCTATGCATTGGGGTTATTATTCTTAGTTCCTTTGGGCGACAAGCTAGAACGCCGCAAATTAATTGCGATCATGCTCGGCTTACTAACTTTTGCCTTGCTAGCAGCAGCTACATCGCCTAGTCTATTTTGGCTATCGGTGTCTAGCTTTGTTCTTGGCTTCTGTAGCATTGTGGCTCATATAATTATCCCACTGGTTGCACAGATCACAGACCCAAAACAACGAGGCCAAGTCATCGGTACACTAGTCAGTGGTCTGATTGTCAGTGTCCTCCTAGCCAGGACTGTTAGCGGGGTAATTGGAAAATATCTCGGTTGGCGATCTGTGTACTTGATCGCGGCGGGGCTAATGGTGGTTGTCGCCTTTGTCCTCATCAGGCAAATACCTGCGAGTCGTCCCTCATCTACCATGTCTTACCCGCAACTCATGCAAAGTCTTGTGCATCTTTTCCGCCAGCAGCCAGTGTTGCGTGAAGCGTCGTTTAATATTGCCCTCATATTTGCCTCTTTCAATGCTTTCTGGGCAAGTCTGGTTTTTATGCTTGAATCGCCCCCCTACAATTATGATGGTAAAGTTGCCGGGTTCTTTGGCTTGGTAGGGATAGCAGGGGCAATAATTACCCCGATGGTTGGACGATTAGCGGACAAATGGGGGTCAAGAATTTTAGTTGGAGTAGCAACTTCTCTGTCCCTCTCAGCTTTTGTCATATTTTGGATAGCTGGAACTCATTTAATAGGTCTCATAACTGGGGTACTTGTTCTTGATATAGCGATGCACACCGCTTACATCTCCAACCAAATCCGCGTCTACAACCTGATACCAAATGCCGAGAGCCGTTTGAATACGGTATATATGGTCACTAATTATACTGGGGGCGCTTTCGGCTCTTTTCTTGGTACTTATAGCTGGGGAATCTGGCAATGGAATGGCGTTTGCGCCCTCGGATTTTTCCTATTAACTATCACAGCGATCGCTCACTTCAGCATCCGTAGCAAAAAACCTACAGCAGCCTGA
- a CDS encoding MetQ/NlpA family ABC transporter substrate-binding protein: MKTNRRFFLTAFSAFTASFIFAGCSQQQAQLTANTTQVSTQKEVIKVGVTGIVSQDILKFVNDKLATKEGLEVKVVNFNDWIQPNTALRDQVIDANFFQHRPFMNNAAKELKIDLVPLNTVSLNTLGLFSKKLKSVQEIPQNATVTIANDVINNDRGLRLLAANGIIKLKENGKEFVTQKDIAENPKNLKIKEVEGVQVVRAINDVDFIVSSAQVVALAGIKPQSMGQETAKDKKYALALVTLKGRENEGKIQKLNKFLNDPQVKDFINKQYEGRILAVF; this comes from the coding sequence ATGAAAACTAACCGTCGATTCTTTCTCACAGCATTCAGTGCGTTTACTGCATCTTTTATCTTTGCTGGCTGCAGTCAACAACAAGCACAATTAACTGCAAATACAACTCAAGTATCTACACAAAAAGAAGTAATTAAAGTTGGGGTGACAGGAATAGTATCACAAGATATTTTGAAGTTCGTCAATGATAAATTAGCAACTAAAGAAGGATTGGAAGTTAAAGTTGTTAACTTCAATGATTGGATACAACCAAATACAGCTTTGAGAGATCAGGTGATTGATGCCAATTTCTTTCAACATCGACCTTTCATGAATAATGCTGCCAAGGAACTAAAAATCGACTTAGTGCCATTGAATACAGTTTCTTTAAATACACTTGGTTTGTTCTCTAAAAAACTCAAATCAGTACAAGAAATACCTCAAAATGCTACTGTCACAATTGCCAACGATGTCATAAATAATGACAGGGGATTAAGATTACTGGCAGCGAATGGCATCATCAAATTGAAGGAAAATGGTAAAGAATTTGTTACACAAAAAGATATTGCAGAAAATCCCAAAAACCTAAAGATTAAAGAAGTAGAAGGAGTACAAGTAGTACGAGCAATTAATGATGTAGACTTTATTGTGTCTTCGGCTCAAGTTGTAGCCCTAGCAGGAATTAAACCTCAATCTATGGGACAAGAAACAGCGAAAGATAAAAAGTATGCTCTAGCACTAGTTACATTAAAGGGTAGGGAAAATGAAGGAAAAATTCAGAAATTGAACAAATTTCTTAATGATCCACAAGTTAAAGATTTTATTAACAAACAGTATGAAGGGCGAATATTAGCTGTCTTTTAA
- a CDS encoding vanadium-dependent haloperoxidase, giving the protein MLEDPNPHQNSEIVKSEQTRNEKRFVVNRSRRLFLGRAGLFTAASVVTGVLGSTVSWKKTGEFVQAQDVVAKFNFDYAKFREKAYQVRIAAAKAQRDIPIPLHRTNGDEAKYPNKIATDTRGLPHNQLGEVDLKAYQSLINALNSGDPNEYEKIILGGGRKLVQPLTPLAVSLLGVNTTQCGIPVPPTLDSAEQAAEFIEIAWQGLLQDVPFSDYRNDTTNPLVLAAVQDLNRLSGFKGPKQNGRITPELLFRGTAIYVDASGRTTYHTLPGADTGPYVSQFLLRPIPAGTQSYAQLHRVPLAVPENSFQTTYDEWLLVQNGGSSGRTIKFDSTRRYFINGRDQGEIAHTPPPVYTNAAAILLASPVRDNPLVGGVGAPYNPSNPYNKSKTQSGGTGTFGPGYATSLIGWVSPHAIRASYWHKYYVHRRLRSEAFGGLVHNNKVNKTNYPLHPDVFKSEALDRIYSKYKSYLLPQFFPEGAPTHSSYPGGASVSAGASVTILKALFDGDYVIPNPVIPDPKDPTKLIPYQGPPLTVEGELNKLAANIGLGRNSAGIHWRTDAAASLALGEAIAIGILKDEKLTFRETFSGFTFTKFNGQKVTI; this is encoded by the coding sequence ATGCTAGAAGATCCCAATCCCCATCAAAATTCTGAAATAGTCAAGAGCGAGCAAACCCGTAACGAAAAACGCTTCGTTGTTAATCGTAGCAGACGCTTATTCCTCGGTCGTGCAGGGTTGTTTACAGCCGCGAGTGTGGTAACAGGAGTTCTCGGTTCAACTGTCTCCTGGAAAAAAACAGGAGAATTTGTTCAGGCTCAGGACGTAGTTGCTAAGTTTAACTTTGACTATGCTAAGTTTCGTGAAAAAGCTTATCAAGTAAGGATAGCAGCAGCAAAGGCTCAAAGAGATATTCCCATTCCTCTCCATCGCACCAACGGAGATGAAGCGAAGTACCCCAACAAAATTGCTACAGATACACGAGGATTGCCCCATAATCAATTGGGCGAAGTGGATCTGAAGGCTTATCAATCTCTTATTAATGCGCTGAACTCTGGTGATCCCAACGAGTATGAAAAGATTATCTTGGGTGGTGGACGGAAGCTAGTACAACCCTTGACTCCATTAGCGGTTAGCTTACTTGGGGTGAATACAACCCAATGTGGGATTCCGGTGCCACCCACCCTCGATAGTGCAGAGCAAGCGGCTGAATTCATCGAAATTGCTTGGCAAGGTTTGTTACAAGATGTTCCATTTAGCGACTACCGTAACGACACCACTAACCCACTGGTTTTAGCCGCAGTTCAGGATCTCAATCGTTTATCCGGTTTTAAGGGGCCGAAACAAAACGGACGCATTACTCCCGAACTGTTGTTTCGTGGTACTGCAATTTATGTTGATGCTTCTGGTAGAACAACTTACCACACACTACCAGGGGCAGATACAGGCCCTTACGTATCTCAGTTTTTACTGCGTCCAATACCCGCAGGAACACAGAGTTATGCTCAACTACATCGCGTTCCACTGGCTGTTCCAGAAAACAGCTTTCAAACCACCTATGACGAGTGGCTGCTAGTGCAGAATGGAGGCTCTTCTGGTCGAACGATTAAGTTTGACTCAACCCGACGCTATTTTATCAACGGGCGCGATCAGGGTGAGATTGCCCATACCCCACCACCAGTCTATACTAATGCTGCGGCGATTCTGTTGGCCAGTCCAGTACGTGACAACCCCCTAGTTGGTGGTGTTGGCGCACCTTACAATCCCAGCAATCCCTACAACAAGTCGAAGACCCAATCGGGTGGTACTGGGACATTTGGGCCTGGGTATGCGACTTCGCTAATTGGCTGGGTTAGCCCCCACGCCATTAGAGCATCTTACTGGCACAAGTATTATGTTCACCGCCGTCTGCGATCGGAGGCTTTTGGTGGATTGGTTCACAACAACAAGGTGAATAAAACAAATTATCCCCTCCACCCCGATGTCTTCAAATCAGAAGCACTCGATCGCATATACAGCAAATACAAATCCTATCTGTTACCGCAATTCTTCCCAGAAGGTGCGCCGACACACTCTTCTTATCCGGGAGGTGCTTCGGTAAGTGCAGGAGCTAGTGTGACGATTCTGAAGGCGCTATTCGACGGCGATTATGTGATTCCCAATCCGGTGATCCCCGATCCCAAAGATCCTACCAAGTTGATCCCTTACCAGGGGCCACCCCTAACAGTGGAGGGTGAGTTGAACAAACTAGCTGCCAATATTGGTTTAGGTCGTAACAGTGCCGGAATTCACTGGCGCACTGATGCAGCAGCGTCGTTGGCTCTTGGTGAAGCGATCGCTATTGGCATTCTCAAGGATGAGAAGCTAACGTTCCGCGAAACATTTAGTGGGTTCACCTTCACCAAATTTAATGGTCAGAAAGTCACAATTTAA
- a CDS encoding acyl-CoA dehydrogenase family protein, translating into MIKSPEKLADPTIQFSAPVTANSPELQQLFDFIALGASQRDRDRILPYDVVELIRRSRLGALRIPVAEGGGGSTARELFEVVIRLGDADPNVAHIVRNHFSVTERILRSERTQRNRRWLKAVVDGAIIGLASTELEVKRAGGGGVANTKLTPDGDGYRLNGTKYYSTGSLYADLIFVRLLTPDDTVALALLPTKREGVDLVDDWDGFGQRLTGTGTTTFTNVRVEADEVILDTDTDKDNLPYNIVPQLFLTAINAGIIRSVLRDATALVHKRPRTFYHAVAEQAADDPLLQQTVGQIATNAFAAEAIVLAAADALDRLPAAQAQGEESETAVALAASLGAAKAKLIVDELALRSSTLLFEVGGASTTKKSSNFDRHWRNARTLASHNPGHFKARAIGDYEINGTPLPTRGFF; encoded by the coding sequence ATGATTAAAAGTCCAGAGAAACTTGCAGATCCCACAATCCAGTTTTCGGCTCCTGTCACAGCCAACTCGCCAGAACTCCAGCAGCTTTTTGATTTCATTGCTCTGGGGGCTTCTCAGCGCGATCGCGATCGCATCCTTCCCTATGATGTAGTCGAACTGATCCGGCGATCGCGCTTAGGTGCATTGCGAATCCCTGTGGCTGAAGGTGGCGGTGGTAGCACCGCGCGCGAACTATTCGAGGTCGTGATTCGGTTGGGAGATGCTGATCCGAACGTCGCTCACATTGTGCGGAATCATTTCTCTGTGACAGAGCGGATCTTGCGTTCTGAGCGCACCCAAAGAAATCGTCGTTGGCTCAAAGCCGTCGTCGATGGTGCGATCATCGGACTCGCCTCGACTGAACTAGAGGTCAAGCGAGCGGGCGGTGGTGGAGTAGCGAATACAAAATTAACACCCGATGGCGACGGCTATCGTCTCAACGGGACGAAGTATTACAGTACTGGCAGCCTTTATGCAGACTTGATTTTCGTGCGTTTATTAACACCCGATGACACCGTAGCGCTCGCCCTCCTACCGACCAAACGCGAGGGGGTTGATCTGGTAGATGACTGGGACGGCTTTGGGCAAAGGCTGACCGGCACGGGAACAACTACGTTCACAAATGTCCGCGTGGAAGCAGATGAAGTGATTCTTGATACAGATACAGACAAAGACAACCTCCCCTACAACATTGTCCCTCAATTGTTCCTGACTGCGATCAACGCCGGCATCATTCGTAGCGTGCTGCGCGATGCCACAGCGCTCGTTCACAAACGACCCAGAACCTTCTATCATGCTGTAGCCGAGCAAGCAGCAGATGACCCACTCTTGCAGCAAACAGTTGGTCAAATTGCCACCAACGCCTTTGCTGCCGAAGCGATCGTCTTAGCAGCAGCCGATGCTCTCGATCGCCTCCCTGCTGCCCAAGCCCAAGGTGAGGAGTCGGAGACGGCTGTAGCGTTGGCAGCTTCTCTGGGTGCAGCTAAGGCTAAATTAATCGTCGATGAGCTGGCGCTGCGATCGTCCACCCTGCTATTCGAGGTTGGTGGGGCTTCCACAACCAAGAAAAGCTCTAACTTTGATCGTCATTGGCGCAATGCACGCACCCTAGCATCCCATAATCCGGGTCACTTCAAAGCTCGTGCGATCGGAGACTACGAGATCAACGGTACTCCACTACCGACGCGAGGATTCTTCTAG
- a CDS encoding HD domain-containing protein, translated as MSESSTQKRIATYTRMEDGTQEDYLLLREHNQPSLHKVADRALAQLIGLQETHPGNLIDRYQHSLQTATRAFRDQAAEEVVVAALLHDIGDLLAPANHAEFAAEILKPYVSPSTYWIVAHHGIFQGYYFWHHLGRDRHAREKFRGHPYFEQTVDFCHKWDQESFDPNYDTLPLTFFEPLVYRIFARQPWGDHTKQD; from the coding sequence ATGTCAGAATCATCTACACAAAAACGTATTGCCACTTATACCCGCATGGAAGATGGCACACAAGAAGACTATTTGCTGTTGCGGGAACACAATCAACCTTCACTGCATAAAGTTGCCGATCGCGCCCTAGCACAACTAATCGGCTTGCAAGAAACTCATCCCGGAAATCTCATCGATCGCTATCAACACTCCCTACAAACGGCAACACGAGCTTTTCGAGATCAGGCCGCAGAAGAAGTCGTAGTGGCGGCGCTACTCCACGATATCGGTGATTTACTCGCACCTGCAAATCATGCAGAATTCGCAGCTGAGATCCTCAAGCCTTATGTGAGTCCCAGTACCTATTGGATAGTTGCCCATCACGGGATTTTTCAAGGTTACTACTTTTGGCATCATCTAGGACGCGATCGCCACGCCCGCGAAAAATTCCGAGGTCATCCCTACTTTGAGCAAACTGTTGACTTCTGCCATAAGTGGGATCAAGAATCCTTTGACCCCAACTATGATACTTTGCCGCTGACATTCTTTGAGCCTCTGGTTTATCGCATTTTTGCTCGCCAACCTTGGGGTGATCATACAAAACAAGATTAA